The proteins below are encoded in one region of Citrobacter enshiensis:
- a CDS encoding VasL domain-containing protein, with protein sequence MNMSAYTQTITTGADPRTLPEFIAIREEINKASHPAQPELNWRLVESLALTIFKTNGVDLHSATYYTLARTRTQGLTGFCEGVELLAAMISHEWDKFWPQNGSARTEMLDWFNTRTGNILRQQLSFAEADLPVLYRTERALQLICDKIQQVELKRQPRVENLLYFVQNTRNRLEPQRKKGTALQAQPALRTLVYAPEGALSTAAESIPSLPDLPDMKVSVRGMTDAGAEQKQNQIHVVKGFAAGVIGTSIIAVALWWWLVYPMQQQLAQVRDTAQGAATIWLSSPAPETYAQRLQRLLETSLLQPLETGEQMTRIADSRWPESQQQRLATAQWNETLQSRAQSSPQLRGWVQARQHLHDFADLMMKREKEGLTLSYIKNVIWQAERGLGQETPLESLLTQYQDAQSQGQNTEALEKQINDQLDGVASRWLLLKNNVMLETATDIKPGK encoded by the coding sequence ATGAACATGTCAGCTTACACTCAGACCATCACTACTGGTGCAGATCCCCGCACCCTGCCGGAGTTCATTGCCATCCGTGAGGAAATTAACAAAGCCAGTCATCCGGCACAGCCGGAACTGAACTGGCGACTGGTAGAGTCACTGGCGTTGACGATTTTTAAAACCAATGGGGTGGATTTACACTCCGCCACGTACTACACGCTGGCGCGCACCCGCACCCAGGGACTAACAGGTTTCTGCGAAGGTGTGGAACTGCTGGCAGCGATGATAAGCCATGAATGGGACAAATTCTGGCCGCAGAACGGCTCTGCGCGAACCGAAATGCTGGACTGGTTCAATACCCGTACCGGCAATATCCTGCGCCAGCAACTCTCTTTTGCGGAAGCTGACCTGCCGGTGCTGTACCGTACTGAACGTGCGTTACAGCTTATCTGCGACAAAATCCAGCAAGTAGAACTGAAGCGCCAACCGCGGGTGGAGAACTTGCTGTACTTTGTGCAGAACACCCGAAACCGGCTTGAGCCACAGCGGAAGAAGGGTACTGCTCTTCAGGCGCAACCCGCTCTCAGAACACTGGTATATGCGCCGGAGGGGGCGTTGTCCACAGCGGCGGAAAGTATACCATCATTACCGGACTTACCAGACATGAAGGTGTCCGTTCGCGGCATGACAGATGCAGGGGCGGAACAGAAACAAAACCAGATCCATGTTGTAAAAGGTTTCGCTGCGGGCGTCATCGGTACGTCGATTATCGCCGTCGCGCTCTGGTGGTGGCTGGTGTATCCGATGCAGCAGCAACTGGCGCAGGTGAGGGATACTGCGCAGGGGGCCGCTACCATCTGGCTGTCATCGCCAGCACCGGAAACCTATGCACAGCGGTTGCAACGGCTTCTGGAGACATCGCTGCTACAACCGCTGGAAACCGGTGAGCAAATGACCCGTATCGCAGACAGCCGCTGGCCGGAGAGTCAGCAGCAGCGGCTGGCCACCGCGCAATGGAATGAAACGTTGCAAAGCCGGGCACAAAGCAGCCCACAGTTACGCGGCTGGGTACAGGCCCGACAGCATTTACATGATTTTGCGGACCTGATGATGAAGCGTGAGAAAGAAGGACTCACTCTCTCGTATATCAAAAATGTTATCTGGCAGGCAGAACGCGGACTGGGTCAGGAAACACCACTGGAGTCCCTGCTAACACAATATCAGGATGCTCAGTCTCAGGGGCAGAATACCGAGGCGCTGGAAAAACAAATTAACGATCAACTGGATGGGGTAGCAAGCCGCTGGCTGCTGCTGAAAAATAATGTGATGCTGGAAACGGCAACTGATATAAAACCCGGAAAATAA
- a CDS encoding inverse autotransporter beta domain-containing protein gives MHVVYPTWPARTRWSRHREIWGWGCVLSIWKTGCSAGNVFFDDDFTGKNRRIGIGAEAWD, from the coding sequence ATCCATGTTGTTTACCCAACTTGGCCTGCGCGCACCCGATGGTCGCGTCACAGGGAAATATGGGGATGGGGGTGCGTACTTTCTATCTGGAAAACTGGATGTTCGGCGGGCAACGTATTCTTTGATGACGACTTTACAGGTAAGAACCGCCGTATTGGCATAGGCGCTGAAGCATGGGACTGA
- a CDS encoding DUF1240 domain-containing protein, with product MINNNELKMKDMTLKEKVKFILSCIISIAILTGALIFLFNIFGSAMIDAFRGTDTLYYDWRAIFILLLFPVMGYFDVLVFFLLFTPYTLPLAQFWYKKINIVWGYSIVAFILSIPLSLVIFIHIHNTYDSCGKGGFLSGDFYAKDPKMCEQFEYHPEKDKSDDSSTAVIPTDTKVK from the coding sequence ATGATTAATAATAATGAATTGAAGATGAAGGATATGACGTTAAAAGAAAAAGTTAAGTTCATTCTTTCATGCATTATCTCTATTGCAATACTTACTGGGGCGTTGATTTTCCTTTTTAATATCTTTGGTTCTGCAATGATAGATGCTTTTAGAGGGACTGATACATTATATTATGACTGGAGGGCGATTTTTATATTGTTACTCTTTCCTGTTATGGGGTATTTTGATGTGTTGGTCTTTTTTCTTTTATTTACACCCTATACTCTTCCATTGGCGCAGTTTTGGTATAAAAAAATAAATATAGTTTGGGGGTATTCCATTGTTGCCTTTATTCTTTCAATTCCACTATCCTTAGTCATTTTTATTCATATCCATAATACATATGATTCGTGTGGTAAGGGCGGATTTCTTTCAGGTGACTTTTATGCAAAAGATCCAAAAATGTGTGAGCAGTTTGAATACCATCCTGAAAAGGATAAATCTGATGATTCCTCTACGGCTGTAATACCTACGGATACGAAAGTAAAATGA
- a CDS encoding beta strand repeat-containing protein has translation MLKITKDGSTADGKTPNHAVATVTDINNRPVANTQVTWGVDTPAALKNAQTTTDASGQVTTDFTSTTAGTVMLTATAGDKSASQQGHFITDSADNVIDTMVVTQDGSPANGTTPNAVTVTVKDSNGAPVSNASVSLSADKGTVVFGSALKSKAKAAKTFQTDAQGSLTVAFTDTVAEATQLTATLDNGNSKQVSSSFVANTATAHVSTLTIDTDGSVANGTAQNSATATVVDSQNNVLADTTVTWTVTGSAGLTSGTSTTNSSGQATITFTDTKAETVTLTAKAGGSDAGQSKTSSFVTDTATARVSTLTINTDGSVANGTAQNSATATVVDSQNNILANTTVNWSVTGSAGLTSGTSTTNGSGQAVMTFTDTKAETVTLTAKAGGSDAGQSKTSSFVADTATARVSTLTIDPDGSPADGVTSNMATATVTDVNNNPVAGVTINWSRNKNTVMFSAISGVSDVNGKISVTFTDTVPESVNITASIPGVGGMTKTSTFVGPPKIVLVNSGGSPVADGVTSAGVTATVTSASGSPMSGVIVRWSVDSNTVKLSASSGVTDSSGQVMLTYTDTVAEHVTITATLDGGISKTAGMTFVADFRTATIASYTVDPDGSPADGVTDNGASVVIKDAFGNPVSGVGVSWSASFATLSSHSNSTDQNGRAAITFTSTTAGSKNILVTLFNGQTVTLPSYFVAVSP, from the coding sequence ATGCTAAAAATCACCAAAGACGGCAGCACTGCGGATGGAAAAACACCAAACCATGCCGTCGCCACCGTCACGGACATTAACAATCGTCCTGTCGCTAACACGCAGGTGACATGGGGCGTTGATACACCTGCTGCATTAAAAAACGCGCAGACAACCACGGATGCCAGCGGACAGGTCACGACTGACTTTACGTCAACCACCGCGGGAACGGTTATGCTGACCGCCACGGCAGGCGACAAAAGTGCGTCGCAACAGGGGCATTTTATCACCGACTCAGCCGATAATGTGATTGATACGATGGTGGTCACCCAGGATGGTAGTCCTGCGAATGGCACCACGCCAAATGCTGTCACAGTGACGGTCAAAGACAGCAATGGTGCACCGGTGAGCAATGCCAGTGTATCGCTGAGTGCAGATAAAGGCACAGTTGTCTTTGGTTCTGCCCTGAAATCAAAGGCCAAAGCCGCGAAAACATTCCAGACGGATGCGCAAGGCTCGCTTACCGTTGCCTTTACTGACACGGTTGCAGAAGCAACCCAATTGACCGCCACACTGGATAACGGTAACAGTAAACAAGTATCATCAAGCTTCGTGGCAAACACCGCCACCGCCCATGTCTCCACACTGACCATCGACACTGACGGCAGTGTTGCCAACGGTACGGCACAGAACAGCGCCACGGCGACCGTGGTGGACAGCCAGAATAACGTGCTGGCAGACACCACCGTTACCTGGACTGTCACCGGCAGTGCAGGATTAACTTCCGGAACCAGTACCACCAACAGCAGCGGCCAGGCCACCATCACCTTCACGGACACGAAAGCAGAAACGGTCACCCTGACCGCGAAGGCAGGCGGTTCGGATGCGGGTCAGTCAAAAACCAGCAGCTTCGTAACGGACACCGCCACTGCCCGTGTCTCCACGCTGACCATCAACACCGACGGCAGTGTTGCCAACGGTACGGCGCAGAACAGCGCCACGGCGACCGTGGTGGACAGCCAGAACAACATTCTGGCAAACACCACAGTAAACTGGTCAGTTACCGGCAGTGCAGGACTGACATCAGGTACCAGCACCACCAACGGCAGCGGTCAGGCTGTGATGACCTTTACGGATACCAAGGCAGAAACGGTCACCCTGACCGCGAAGGCAGGCGGTTCGGATGCGGGTCAGTCCAAAACCAGCAGCTTCGTGGCAGATACCGCCACCGCCCGTGTCTCCACGCTGACCATCGACCCGGACGGCAGTCCTGCAGACGGGGTTACGAGCAATATGGCAACAGCCACAGTAACAGATGTGAACAACAATCCGGTGGCAGGGGTGACGATCAACTGGAGTAGAAATAAAAATACCGTTATGTTCAGCGCGATATCCGGGGTTAGCGATGTGAATGGCAAAATAAGCGTTACCTTCACTGATACGGTACCTGAAAGTGTAAATATTACTGCCTCGATACCGGGCGTTGGCGGTATGACCAAAACGTCGACTTTTGTAGGGCCACCAAAGATTGTTTTAGTAAACTCAGGTGGCTCTCCTGTGGCAGATGGCGTTACAAGCGCAGGGGTGACAGCAACGGTTACAAGCGCAAGCGGGAGCCCAATGTCGGGGGTGATTGTTAGATGGAGTGTTGACTCGAACACCGTGAAACTAAGTGCATCATCAGGGGTAACGGATAGTAGTGGCCAGGTGATGTTAACCTATACCGATACGGTGGCAGAGCATGTCACAATAACGGCGACTCTGGATGGTGGCATTAGTAAGACGGCTGGTATGACATTTGTTGCTGATTTCAGGACGGCGACAATCGCATCATATACTGTTGATCCGGATGGCAGCCCGGCGGATGGCGTAACCGATAACGGTGCGAGCGTTGTGATTAAGGACGCTTTTGGTAATCCGGTCAGTGGAGTGGGTGTATCCTGGAGCGCGAGTTTTGCGACGCTTTCTTCTCATTCTAATTCTACAGATCAAAACGGAAGAGCTGCCATAACCTTCACCAGTACGACAGCTGGTTCTAAAAATATTCTTGTTACGCTGTTCAATGGCCAGACAGTAACGTTACCCAGCTATTTTGTCGCTGTATCACCATAG
- a CDS encoding Hcp family type VI secretion system effector produces MANLVYLTLNGDLQGLISAGCCSLASIGNKAQIAHTDQIMVLGMSHGLSRVQNVNHLALNIQKPLDKSTPLLSKAITENECLTCDFEFYRTNRFGINELYYKVKLINARISDIHLSVPHSITDSGGQPEETVSFTYESITEEHCIAGTSAYSLWEERLY; encoded by the coding sequence ATGGCAAATCTTGTTTATCTGACGCTGAATGGCGATCTTCAGGGGCTGATTTCAGCAGGTTGTTGTTCTTTGGCTTCAATCGGCAATAAGGCGCAGATTGCGCATACAGATCAGATTATGGTGCTGGGTATGAGCCACGGACTGAGTCGGGTACAAAATGTGAATCATCTTGCATTGAACATTCAGAAGCCATTGGATAAATCAACGCCATTACTGAGTAAGGCTATTACCGAAAATGAATGTCTGACCTGCGATTTTGAATTTTATCGTACCAACCGTTTCGGTATTAATGAACTGTATTATAAAGTGAAACTAATTAACGCACGCATTTCAGATATCCATCTGTCAGTGCCACATTCCATCACCGACAGTGGTGGTCAGCCAGAAGAGACTGTGTCATTCACTTATGAAAGCATCACGGAGGAACACTGTATTGCCGGAACCAGTGCGTACAGTTTGTGGGAAGAACGGTTATACTGA
- a CDS encoding Ig-like domain-containing protein produces the protein MSLQVTVDNSPSDGLTPNSAQVLATDKDGQPVRNAPVMWSTTGSARFATPTTVTNDSGFRPVNFTNTVPEAVQITAKSGGRQRYTK, from the coding sequence CTGAGCCTGCAGGTCACCGTCGACAACAGCCCGTCTGACGGCCTGACGCCTAACTCTGCGCAGGTGCTGGCGACAGATAAAGACGGCCAGCCGGTACGTAATGCGCCTGTTATGTGGTCAACTACTGGCTCTGCCAGGTTTGCTACGCCGACTACCGTGACTAACGACAGCGGCTTTCGACCGGTAAATTTCACCAACACAGTGCCTGAAGCGGTGCAAATCACGGCGAAAAGTGGGGGCCGCCAGCGCTACACAAAATAG
- a CDS encoding EmmdR/YeeO family multidrug/toxin efflux MATE transporter, which yields MNVSTALRRAVSRTPWYAKRKSYKVLFWREITPLAVPIFLENTCVLLMGVLSTFLVSWLGKEAMAGVGLADSFNMVIMAFFAAIDLGTTVVVAFSLGKRDRRRARAAARQSLVIMTLFAIVLAAVIHYFGEQIIDIVAGEATPDVKALALTYLELTVLSYPAAAIALIGSGALRGAGNTKIPLLINGGMNILNIIISSILIYGIFSWQGLGFVGAGLGLTISRYIGAVAIIWVLMIGFNPALRITLKSYFKPLNFAIIWEVMGIGIPASIESVLFNSGKLLTQMFVAGMGTSVIAGNFIAFSIAALINLPGNALGSASTIITGRRLGNGQMAQAEVQLRHVFWLSTIGLTAIAWLSAPFAGIMASFYTHDQDVKDVVVILIWLNAAFMPIWAASWVLPAGFKGARDARYAMWVSMLGMWGCRVVAGYTLGIVLGWGVVGVWMGMFFDWAVRAALFYWRMVTGRWLWKYPRPAHEKCVKQPNACE from the coding sequence TTGAACGTCTCCACCGCTTTACGCCGGGCTGTTTCCCGCACACCCTGGTATGCCAAACGCAAGAGTTATAAAGTTCTTTTCTGGCGTGAAATCACCCCGCTTGCTGTCCCTATTTTTCTTGAAAACACCTGTGTCCTGTTAATGGGGGTATTAAGTACCTTCCTGGTCAGTTGGTTGGGCAAAGAGGCCATGGCTGGCGTCGGGCTCGCCGATAGCTTCAACATGGTTATCATGGCGTTTTTTGCCGCTATCGATCTGGGGACTACGGTCGTGGTGGCGTTTAGCCTGGGTAAACGCGATCGGCGACGAGCCAGAGCCGCTGCGAGGCAATCGCTGGTGATCATGACGCTTTTTGCCATCGTGCTGGCGGCTGTGATTCATTATTTCGGTGAGCAGATCATTGATATTGTGGCTGGAGAAGCCACCCCAGACGTGAAAGCCCTGGCGCTGACTTATCTGGAACTGACGGTCCTCAGTTATCCTGCGGCCGCCATTGCGCTGATTGGCAGTGGCGCGTTACGTGGGGCGGGTAATACCAAAATCCCGTTACTCATCAATGGTGGCATGAATATCCTGAATATCATTATCAGCAGTATTTTGATTTACGGGATTTTTTCATGGCAGGGGCTGGGATTTGTGGGTGCCGGGCTGGGGCTGACCATCTCCCGCTATATTGGCGCTGTTGCCATTATCTGGGTACTGATGATTGGGTTTAACCCGGCATTGCGTATCACGCTAAAAAGCTACTTTAAGCCGCTAAATTTCGCCATTATCTGGGAAGTGATGGGCATTGGCATTCCGGCAAGTATTGAATCGGTCCTGTTCAACAGCGGGAAACTGCTAACGCAGATGTTCGTTGCAGGGATGGGCACCAGTGTCATCGCCGGTAATTTTATTGCTTTCTCGATTGCTGCGTTGATCAACCTGCCGGGAAACGCCCTGGGGTCGGCATCAACCATCATCACCGGTAGACGACTGGGTAATGGGCAAATGGCGCAGGCGGAGGTTCAGCTACGCCATGTGTTCTGGCTTTCCACCATCGGATTAACCGCAATCGCGTGGTTGAGCGCGCCCTTTGCCGGAATAATGGCATCGTTTTACACCCACGATCAGGATGTAAAAGATGTGGTGGTGATCCTGATTTGGCTGAACGCTGCATTTATGCCTATCTGGGCGGCATCCTGGGTTTTACCTGCCGGATTTAAGGGCGCACGTGATGCCCGTTATGCCATGTGGGTTTCGATGTTGGGGATGTGGGGATGTCGTGTCGTGGCAGGTTACACGTTGGGGATTGTTCTTGGCTGGGGCGTAGTGGGTGTCTGGATGGGGATGTTCTTCGACTGGGCAGTCCGTGCGGCACTCTTTTACTGGCGTATGGTGACCGGACGATGGCTCTGGAAATACCCTCGCCCGGCACATGAAAAGTGCGTAAAACAACCGAACGCGTGTGAATAA